TATCTCTTTTGTCGACAGCGGCTGGCTCGCCGCCGGCATTATCGTCGCAAGGAACGCGTTTCCCGAAGAGCTGAGCCAAAAATGCGGTAAACTGCTGGATGAAATGAACTTCGCATTCTTTTATGACCCCGTTGAGGGCCATATGTATCACGGTTTCTACACTAATATAAACTACTACTCGGAATATCAATACGGCGCTTTTTACACCGAGCCCAGAGCGATAAGCTATATTGCCATAGGCAAAGGAGATGTACCTAAAGAGCACTGGTTTCGCATGCCAAGGACTTTCCCTGAGGAATGGCCATGGCAGACTCAAAGCCCCCTGAACAGAAAAGAGAAGACGTATCTCGGATATAAAGTATGGGGCGGTTACTATGAATATGAAGGCATGAAATTTGTGCCGAGCTGGGGCGGGAGCATGTTCGAGGCTCTGATGCCCACGGTCATCATAGATGAGAAGGGGCTTTCGCCGAAGAGCCTGGGATTGAATGACGAAAGGCATGCCAAGATACAGGTGAAATACGCATTAGAAAAGCTGGGTTACCCGATTTTCGGCATGTCCCCGGCTTGCGTTCCGGGCGACGGGTATTCCGAATATGGCGTAAAAGTTCTCGGCATAAAAGGATATAAGCCCGGAGTCATTACGCCCCATGCGACGTTTCTGGCTCTTGAATTCGTGCCTGAGGAATCGATTAAAAATTTAAGAACCATGGCAGTTAAATACAATGCGTATGGCGAGTATGGCTTTTATGATGCCATAAATATAGCTACAGGTAAAGTCGCGATGGAGTACCTTTGCCTGGACCAGGCGATGAGTTTTATTGCACTTAATAACTACCTGAATGACGGCGCGATAAGAAAAAGGTTCCATAACGACCCGATAGCTAAAAACGCCGAAGAATTGATAAAAGTTGAAGATTTCTTTGAATAATTATGATATAATATAGCTAGTTCCGGTGTTTTTTATTGACCGGTTATTATAAACATTATAAAAGAAAGAAGGAGAATTCTTTGGCAAGGATAAGAGGCTCCGAAAAAGAAGCAGTAGCGGGTTACCTCTTTCTACTCCCGAACTTATTGGGATTTATGGTATTTACGCTTGTGCCGGTCGCGCTTTCTCTCGCACTTAGTTTTATCGACTGGGACATGTTATCCGCGCCAAAGTTCGTAGGGTTGCAGAATTTTATAAATCTTCTCGGTTTCCACATGGAAACCGGGCATATCACCGCTAACGATCCTCTTTTTTGGAAATGTGTTGGCAACACCCTCTTTTTAATGATGATAATCCCGATCGAGATAATGGCGTCGCTCGCTCTGGCGCTGGTTATGAACCAGAAGGTGAGATTAATTAATATATTCAGAGCGGTATACTTTTTGCCTACCATAACCAACGGTGTGGCGGTGTGCCTTCTCTGGGCGTGGCTGTACAATTCGGAATTCGGGCTCTTCAATACTCTGCTTCTTAAGGCAGGCGGAATACTCTCTATACCCATTCATAGGGTGGAATGGCTTACTTCAACGGTATGGGCAAAGCCGTCACTTATGTTTATGGGCCTTTGGATAATGCTCGGCGGATATAATATGATACTTTTTATGGCAGCCCTCCAGGGCGTGCCAAGGGAGCTTTATGAAGCCGCCGAGATGGATGGCGCGGGCAGCTGGCATAAATTTTGGAACGTGACATGGCCCATGATAAGCCCCACCACATTCTTTGTCTTTGTAATGGCGGTTATAGGAGGGTTCCAGGGCGGTTTCATGCAGGCTTATATCATGACAGGCGGCGGCCCTGACCGGTCGACCACTACGCTCGAGTATCTGATATATAATCATCTTTACAGCTGGCAGCACGTCGGATATGCGGCGAGCATCGCCTGGTTCGTATTCATAGTGGTATTTATCGCTACGATATTTAACTGGAGATTCGGCGGCAAACTGGTTCAATATTCGCACTATTGATTTCAAAAAGGCTTAAGGGATGCTATACAGCTCAGACGAAATAGGGAAGGTAATGGATAAAAGAGTATCAGGCTTTTTAAAGAAGGCCTGCATATACGCTTTTCTGATAATTGGCGGCGCGACGATGATCATCCCTTTTATATGGATGCTCTCGACATCTCTCAAGTCTTACTCGTCCGTATTTATATTTAATATCAAAGACATACAATGGTTTCCGCAGCCTGTATATTGGAAAAATTATATAGATGTCTGGAAGGTCGTGCCTTTTGCGAGGTTCTACGCGAACAGCGTATTCGTAGTGGTCCTGGTGACATTAGGGCAGGTAGTGACGAGCGCAGGCGCGGCATACGCGTTCTCTCGCTTGAGGTTCCCCGGCCGCGATAAGATATTCTTCGCTTACCTTGCCACTATGATGATACCCGGTTCCGTAACGATGATACCGGTATTCGCGCTTATGCGCACGTTTGGCTGGATCGATACGTATAAGGCTCTTATAATTCCGGCCATATTCTCCGCGTACGGCACTTTTTTACTCAGGCAGTTCTTCATGACGATACCGAGGGACCTCGAAGATGCCGCAAAGATAGACGGCTGCAGCCTCTGGGGCATATTCTGGCGCGTCATAATGCCGCTTTCGCATACCGCGATAGCGACGCTTACGATATTTGTATCACTCGGCAACTGGGTAAGTTTTATGTGGCCGCTCCTGGTCACGAACTCGATAGAGAAGAGGACCTTGCCCGTGGGTTTGGCGTATTTTCAGGAGCTTTATCAGTATGCCCAGCCCGACTGGGGACTTTTGATGGCAGGCTCCCTGATAACGATGGTGCCGGTCATAATCGTCTTCTTATTTAACCAGAGATTCTTTGTGGAAGGAATAAAGCTGACGGGAATGAAAGGGTAAGTGGCTATTACAGTAAAAGAGATGAATAGAGCAGCCGGTACGAGTAAAAAGATCCATACGAGAGATCTTCAGTCCGCGCTTAATGACGAGATCGCGAAAACATTCCTGAGGACCTCGGAGAAATCCTATATCCGGAAGAAGACGACGCTGCGTCTTGCCTGGTCCGTCGCTATTGTGGCTTCGATACTCGCCGTAGTCGCTTTTATCACGAAGATCAATTTTGACGTAAGGGTCAGGATACTGGGCGAGATGCCTTCGGTGAGCGTAGAGCGGGGCCAGATAAACTTCGACAATATGAAGGATAAAGGGGTATTCCTGATAAAGGGCATATCTTCCAACAATGATATTGTAAAATCGACTTTTTTCGACGGAGATGCCAAGATAGGCTCGAGAACG
This portion of the Candidatus Omnitrophota bacterium genome encodes:
- a CDS encoding carbohydrate ABC transporter permease → MDKRVSGFLKKACIYAFLIIGGATMIIPFIWMLSTSLKSYSSVFIFNIKDIQWFPQPVYWKNYIDVWKVVPFARFYANSVFVVVLVTLGQVVTSAGAAYAFSRLRFPGRDKIFFAYLATMMIPGSVTMIPVFALMRTFGWIDTYKALIIPAIFSAYGTFLLRQFFMTIPRDLEDAAKIDGCSLWGIFWRVIMPLSHTAIATLTIFVSLGNWVSFMWPLLVTNSIEKRTLPVGLAYFQELYQYAQPDWGLLMAGSLITMVPVIIVFLFNQRFFVEGIKLTGMKG
- a CDS encoding sugar ABC transporter permease → MARIRGSEKEAVAGYLFLLPNLLGFMVFTLVPVALSLALSFIDWDMLSAPKFVGLQNFINLLGFHMETGHITANDPLFWKCVGNTLFLMMIIPIEIMASLALALVMNQKVRLINIFRAVYFLPTITNGVAVCLLWAWLYNSEFGLFNTLLLKAGGILSIPIHRVEWLTSTVWAKPSLMFMGLWIMLGGYNMILFMAALQGVPRELYEAAEMDGAGSWHKFWNVTWPMISPTTFFVFVMAVIGGFQGGFMQAYIMTGGGPDRSTTTLEYLIYNHLYSWQHVGYAASIAWFVFIVVFIATIFNWRFGGKLVQYSHY